In Thiospirochaeta perfilievii, a single window of DNA contains:
- a CDS encoding tyrosine-type recombinase/integrase produces MGRPKEQFTLYKRETQNGKGIWYYRTYDAFGKRTTKKSTGQTNKTAAHNYCLQLFKDNLLISDSSIKINDYIKNKKFYVWGECTYCAENEVTQSYANQCLARYKNHIKPYIGKMSFDDITYNTINQWQAKLLTDKKLSPKTVRDTRTVLYTVLDYAKVDGFLTKDLKIGIKKLPRNHKKVRGILTETEIRKLFDKENYTEYWGDNFLYYTASLVACFTGMRQGEILALTPDKIFENHIYVCHSYNKFGLGPTKTKETRQVYMNKIVKQQLIEIMPESGFIFSINKKKPLTLKD; encoded by the coding sequence ATGGGACGACCTAAAGAACAATTTACACTCTATAAAAGAGAAACCCAAAATGGTAAAGGTATCTGGTATTACAGAACATATGATGCTTTTGGTAAAAGAACCACAAAAAAATCTACTGGACAAACTAACAAAACAGCAGCACATAACTATTGTTTACAACTATTTAAAGACAATTTATTAATATCAGATTCATCTATCAAAATAAATGATTATATAAAAAATAAAAAGTTTTATGTGTGGGGAGAGTGTACATATTGTGCTGAAAATGAAGTTACACAATCCTATGCAAACCAATGCCTAGCTCGATATAAAAATCACATTAAACCATATATCGGTAAGATGTCATTTGATGATATTACATATAATACAATAAACCAGTGGCAAGCAAAACTATTAACTGATAAAAAGCTTTCCCCTAAAACTGTAAGAGATACAAGAACTGTACTTTATACTGTTTTAGATTATGCTAAAGTTGATGGATTCTTAACTAAAGATCTCAAAATAGGGATCAAAAAACTCCCTAGAAACCACAAAAAGGTACGAGGGATATTAACAGAGACAGAAATTAGAAAACTTTTTGATAAAGAAAATTACACTGAATACTGGGGAGATAACTTCCTATACTATACAGCATCTTTAGTTGCGTGCTTTACAGGAATGAGACAGGGAGAAATTCTAGCTTTAACCCCTGATAAAATATTTGAGAACCATATCTATGTCTGTCATAGTTACAATAAGTTTGGACTTGGTCCAACTAAAACAAAAGAAACCAGACAGGTCTATATGAATAAAATAGTAAAACAACAACTAATAGAAATAATGCCGGAATCAGGATTCATATTCTCAATTAATAAAAAGAAACCCCTAACCCTCAAAGATTAA